Proteins from one Podospora pseudoanserina strain CBS 124.78 chromosome 1, whole genome shotgun sequence genomic window:
- the rad17 gene encoding RFC checkpoint protein Rad17 (BUSCO:EOG09263HK2; EggNog:ENOG503NWWG; COG:D; COG:L) has product MPPPPTKRRKRAADLDDDDADFDINHSPSPPVKQKPRPATRTSARNTLQSFLVSSPENSPQKSQSRLDLEESIIEESPSPVRKRSRNFGAAAAGTQSKSPIKTRATRAAAGKRALEEEKGKSGDLRTLFSKQAQRNSTGTGSNKGNGVTTSKTQVLEIEDIISDPIDDDDMPLGRRSASATVTTQPGKSIIGLRAQKRKENDGSGIGVGASQLPLSQHSNGSLSAGGARFLNRSRGGTVMSASQTPSQAQHAEKPSIVDDDPRPWSEKYGPVNLEELAVHKKKVADVRRWLEDVYGGRLRQRLLILKGAAGTGKTTTLRLLAKDLKCEVLEWRNPNNSFGAVGQAYQSAASQFEEFLGRGGKFGQLDFEEDEEQEPEMAPPHLPAQNGSDKKLILIEEFPNTFMRSSAGLVSFRNAILQYLAANMPAMVGWGRASSSGPITPIVMVISETLLTTASASADSFTAHRLLGPEVLRHPGTAIVEFNPVAPTLLAKALEVIVQKEARKSGRRRTPGPLVLQRLGEIGDIRSAVSSLEFLCVKGDDDTDWGSQVALAKTKKSKSVPTLTKGEKDSLELVSQREATLGIFHAVGKVVYNKRGGKLTGEPASAAETLPSHMARFAKPNPSLVSVDTLMDETGTDTHTFISALHENYPLSCEQTSPQDENSSLDYINGCLDYLSEADLLCPSWDIFFGGKGYGGGYAGKDSSSHVLRQDEMAFQVAVRGLLFSLPSPVKRQSHPTQGGSRGNDAYKMFYPTYLKLWRTKEELEGLTDLMATKMLKGEYGGPGHHSSASQGSGSHGASAFRKAVPFGTTSSQFAPSARHNQQQPKAEPPSHTPLLSLGNAARQELLLERLPYMAHIARRNRSAFCTSQAKELEKIASFRGIGRAGADEEDGADSADEDSGDAKEAATSWATDKPTEEMTPRKKRRMGLGAILHPTQKAGDGEEEMQRLPMESLVISDDDIEDD; this is encoded by the coding sequence AtgcctcccccaccaaccaaacgCCGGAAGCGCGCCGCCGACttggacgatgacgatgccgACTTTGATATCAACCACTCTCCTTCCCCACCGGTGAAACAAAAACCCAGACCCGCGACGCGAACGTCGGCTCGAAACACTCTCCAGAGTTTTTTGGTCTCGTCACCGGAGAACTCACCGCAAAAATCACAATCAAGattggatttggaggagtcGATAATCGAGGAAAGCCCGAGTCCGGTACGGAAGAGGAGTAGGAACTTTGGTGCTGCGGCTGCAGGAACCCAATCGAAGAGCCCGATCAAGACACGGGCTACTCGAGCGGCGGCTGGGAAGAgggcgctggaggaggagaaggggaagtcGGGGGATTTAAGGACGTTGTTTTCGAAACAGGCGCAACGGAACTCGACTGGGACGGGAAGTAACAAGGGTAATGGGGTTACGACGAGCAAGACACAGGTATTGGAGATTGAGGATATCATCAGTGACCCtattgatgacgatgatatgccgctggggaggaggagtgccAGCGCGACGGTAACTACACAGCCTGGGAAGAGCATCATTGGGTTGAGGGCTCAGAAACGGAAAGAAAATGATGGGAGTGGGATTGGGGTTGGAGCATCGCAACTGCCGCTATCGCAGCATTCTAACGGGAGTCTGAGCGCGGGAGGGGCGAGGTTCTTGAACAGGAGTAGGGGTGGGACTGTTATGTCTGCGAGTCAAACTCCTAGCCAGGCGCAACATGCGGAAAAGCCGAGCATAGTAGACGACGATCCGCGGCCATGGTCGGAGAAGTATGGACCGGTTAACCTGGAGGAATTGGCGGTTCataagaagaaggtggcggATGTGAGAAGGTGGTTGGAGGATGTGTATGGTGGGAGGTTAAGACAACGGTTGTTGATTTTGAAGGGAGCGGCAGGGACAGGGAAGACGACAACGCTACGACTGCTCGCCAAGGATCTGAAATGCGAGGTTCTGGAGTGGAGGAACCCAAACAATTCATTCGGGGCTGTGGGGCAGGCTTACCAGAGCGCAGCATCGCAATTCGAAGAATTCCTCGGTCGGGGTGGGAAATTTGGGCAGTTAGACTtcgaagaagacgaagagcaGGAGCCAGAGATGGCGCCTCCGCATTTGCCGGCACAGAATGGGTCAGACAAGAAGCTGATCTTGATTGAAGAGTTTCCCAACACCTTTATGCGGTCATCTGCAGGGTTGGTCTCTTTTCGAAATGCGATACTACAGTACTTGGCAGCGAATATGCCGGccatggtgggatggggccgggcttcttcttcggggCCCATCACGCCTATTGTCATGGTTATTTCGGAAACACTGCTCACTACTGCGTCTGCTTCAGCAGATAGCTTTACGGCACATCGATTACTAGGACCCGAGGTTCTTCGACACCCTGGGACGGCAATCGTTGAGTTCAACCCTGTTGCACCAACACTCCTGGCGAAAGCCTTGGAGGTGATAGTGCAAAAAGAGGCACGCAAATCGGGAAGACGACGGACACCCGGACCGCTTGTGCTGCAGCGACTGGGCGAAATTGGTGATATCCGCAGTGCTGTGTCCTCCTTGGAGTTTCTCTGCGTCAAAGGCGACGATGATACCGATTGGGGTTCTCAAGTCGCCTTGGCCAAGACGAAGAAATCGAAAAGCGTGCCCACTTTGACCAAGGGTGAAAAGGATAGCTTAGAGCTCGTTTCGCAGCGAGAGGCGACGCTCGGGATATTCCATGCCGTGGGCAAAGTGGTGTACAACAAGAGAGGTGGTAAGCTGACAGGCGAACCAGCATCGGCAGCAGAAACGCTGCCTAGCCATATGGCGCGGTTTGCGAAGCCTAACCCATCGCTTGTTTCGGTTGATACGCTGATGGATGAGACTGGAACTGATACCCATACGTTCATCTCAGCATTACACGAGAACTACCCCTTGTCGTGTGAGCAAACTTCGCCTCAGGATGAGAACTCATCGCTGGATTACATCAACGGCTGCCTTGATTACCTATCTGAAGCTGACCTCCTGTGCCCATCCTGGGATATCTTCTTTGGAGGCAAAGGCTATGGAGGTGGGTATGCAGGGAAGGATTCAAGCAGCCATGTTTTAAGGCAGGATGAGATGGCCTTTCAGGTTGCTGTCCGAGGACTGCTCTTTTCGCTGCCATCGCCCGTGAAACGGCAAAGCCACCCTACGCAAGGGGGTAGCCGTGGCAACGATGCTTACAAGATGTTTTATCCTACGTATCTGAAACTGTGGCGGACGAAGGAGGAACTGGAGGGTCTGACGGACCTGATGGCTACCAAGATGCTTAAAGGGGAATATGGTGGGCCTGGTCACCACTCATCAGCATCACAAGGGAGCGGTTCCCATGGTGCGTCTGCCTTTCGAAAAGCAGTGCCATTCGGGACCACCAGTAGCCAGTTCGCCCCGTCTGCTCGTCAcaaccagcaacagccaaAAGCAGAACCACCTTCTCATACACCTTTACTATCACTTGGCAATGCCGCTCGTCAAGAGCTTCTGCTCGAGCGCCTACCATACATGGCGCACATCGCCCGCCGCAACCGATCGGCGTTTTGCACCTCACAAGCTAAAGAGCTGGAAAAGATCGCTTCCTTCAGGGGCATTGGTCGAGCGGGTGcggacgaggaagatggggcGGACTCGGCAGACGAGGACAGCGGAGATGCGAAAGAGGCAGCAACCTCTTGGGCTACGGATAAACCGACCGAGGAGATGACTCcacggaagaagaggaggatgggactGGGTGCGATTCTTCATCCGACGCAAAAGGCgggggatggagaagaggagatgCAGAGGTTGCCGATGGAGAGTTTGGTGAttagtgatgatgatattgaGGATGATTAA
- a CDS encoding hypothetical protein (COG:S; EggNog:ENOG503NX8C), with amino-acid sequence MASFFSYIPLVNRLVRGAPTAIDLPPVEIHNVEADPDKRPRTLKHLLKANHVNHSILYHNLEFDNHMAHILCSSYLLGAESQHLYHIFEVEAKTLEPWKDSPAEMGEEDWRDFLGDKRYQRAFVDFFEDALAMKHAYKWKGVVEEYMFSGDEPLVNGLVGGLGHPLIHLGYAYEFDSREIATEALGLASTQYNYLHRYLDDPTYTVKPTTSSTPLDLLNKLSNDTRFDNLFKTPAFSNIDALFHSKESEALVLEYWNAWDITSSACSPAEQFQLSQEAAVQLLVATVAPGTHSYNFFLVHVLTTSHAVRVLLPFIPAKFHVSIVRQWWLLALAAYIAVLRPKIDVDYVPGEGELKGKGWKYVEHKALTGEWATDAHYVKAIRAMREAARTWGDVHEKYLAAAVRFSDDFEGWF; translated from the exons AtggcatccttcttctcataCATCCCGCTAGTCAACCGACTGGTGAGAGGGGCGCCCACTGCCATCGATCTTCCTCCCGTCGAGATTCACAATGTGGAAGCAGACCCGGACAAGAGGCCGCGCACGTTGAAGCATCTTCTGAAGGCCAACCATGTCAATCACTCCATTCTGTACCACAATCTCGAATTCGACAACCACATGGCGCACATTCTGTGCTCATCATATCTGCTCGGCGCAGAATCACAACACTTGTATCACATATTCGAAGTGGAAGCCAAAACCCTCGAGCCGTGGAAAGATTCCCCTGCAGAGATGGGCGAGGAAGACTGGCGTGATTTCCTCGGAGACAAAAGATACCAAAGAGCTTTCGTAGACTTTTTCGAGGATGCCTTGGCGATGAAGCACGCGTATAAGTGGAAGGGTGTAGTGGAGGAGTACATGTTCTCCGGAGATGAGCCCCTCGTCAATGGTCTTGTTGGCGGTC TCGGtcaccccctcatccaccttgGCTACGCCTACGAGTTCGACAGTCGCGAGATCGCCACAGAGGCCCTCGGTCTGGCCTCTACACAATACAACTATCTCCACAGATACCTCGACGACCCAACCTACACCGtcaaaccaaccacctcatccacTCCCTTGGACCTCCTGAACAAGCTCTCCAACGACACCCGCTTCGACAATCTCTTCAAAACCcccgccttctccaacatcgACGCCCTCTTCCACAGCAAAGAATCCGAAGCCTTGGTACTGGAGTACTGGAATGCCTGGGACATCACCTCCTCTGCCTGCTCCCCAGCAGAACAATTCCAGCTCTCACAAGAAGCCGCTGTCCAACTTTTAGTAGCAACCGTTGCCCCGGGAACACACTCTTACAACTTCTTTCTGGTGCACGTTCTAACCACCAGCCACGCCGTGAGGGTTCTCTTGCCGTTCATTCCGGCGAAATTCCATGTCAGCATTGTGAGacagtggtggttgttggccttggcggCGTATATTGCTGTCTTGAGGCCGAAGATTGACGTGGATTATGTgcctggggagggggagctgaaggggaaggggtggaagtaTGTTGAGCATAAGGCTTTGACGGGGGAGTGGGCTACTGATGCGCATTATGTCAAGG CCATCCGAGCGATGAGGGAAGCGGCGAGGACCTGGGGGGATGTTCATGAGAAGTacttggctgctgctgtgaggtTTAGTGATGAttttgaggggtggttttga
- the RPE1 gene encoding RIBULOSE-phosphate 3-epimerase (COG:G; EggNog:ENOG503NX48; BUSCO:EOG092644Z6): protein MAPKAIIAPSILSADFADLGAACSRTIKQGADWLHVDIMDGHFVPNLTFGPPVVVKIRSHVEKPAESFGKGTFDCHMMIAEPKKWVKEFKKAGCDLYCFHYEAAINSSAAESPEGKSDEKTSPRELIRYIHDQGMLAGIAIKPATPANVLFDLIESEDPKEKPDMVLVMTVEPGFGGQQFMASELPKVEELRKRYPDLNIEVDGGLGPGTIDQAADAGANVIVAGSAVFGAKDPSEVISLLREAVEKRSGKL, encoded by the exons ATGGCCCCCAAAGCTATCATTGCCCCTTCCATTCTCTCGGCAGACTTTGCCGATCTCGGCGCGGCATGCTCGAGGACTATCAAGCAAGGTGCCGACTGGCTCCATGTTGATATCAT GGACGGCCACTTCgtccccaacctcaccttcGGCCCCCCAGTTGTCGTCAAGATCCGCTCCCATGTTGAGAAGCCCGCCGAGTCCTTTGGCAAGGGCACCTTTGACTGCCACATGATGATCGCTGAGCCCAAGAAGTGGGTCAAGGAGTTCAAGAAGGCCGGGTGCGATCTATACTGCTTCCACTACGAGGCCGCCATCAACTCGTCTGCTGCTGAGAGCCCCGAGGGCAAGTCGGACGAGAAGACGAGCCCGAGGGAGCTGATCCGGTACATTCATGACCAGGGCATGCTGGCCGGTATTGCTATCAAGCCGGCTACTCCCGCTAATGTGCTGTTTGACTTGATTGAGAGCGAAGATCCTAAGGAGAAGCCTGAT ATGGTTTTGGTTATGACTGTCGAGCCTGGGTTTGGTGGCCAACAGTTCATGGCTTCTGAGCTGcccaaggtggaggagttgcgGAAGCGGTACCCGGACTTGAACattgaggttgatggtgggctGGGACCTGGCACGATCGACCAGGCTGCGGACGCGGGTGCCAATGTTATTGTTGCTGGCAGTGCGGTGTTCGGTGCGAAGGATCCCTCCGAGGTGATTTCTCTGCTCA